In Pleurocapsa sp. PCC 7319, the following are encoded in one genomic region:
- the arsS gene encoding arsenosugar biosynthesis radical SAM (seleno)protein ArsS (Some members of this family are selenoproteins.), whose translation MSSTTKTSRVTSFAQKIVSPLTKNKITVLQINLGRKCNLACTHCHVEASPKRTEELSPEVCEQLIELINRFPQIQTVDLTGGAPEMNYGFRPIVEAAKAQNKEVIVRSNLTIFFEAGYEDLPEYFAQHQLRVTASLPCYLESNVDKQRGSGVYNESIEAIQKLNQLGYGSDPNLILDLVYNPALPINSDFSLTPNQQKLEQDYKTYLAEHFDIKFNNLFTITNIPIGRTKQFLQRREIHDDYLQFLAINYNPQTLDNVMCRNELSIDYLGNVYDCDFNQMENIVATTEDNQKLTVAKLLELDNLDVIREIKTANYCYGCTAGSGSSCGGSLI comes from the coding sequence ATGTCATCTACTACTAAAACCTCAAGAGTTACTTCTTTCGCCCAAAAAATAGTTTCACCCTTAACTAAAAATAAAATTACTGTTTTACAAATTAATTTGGGTAGAAAATGTAACCTTGCTTGTACTCATTGTCATGTAGAAGCAAGTCCCAAAAGAACAGAAGAGTTATCTCCTGAAGTTTGTGAGCAGCTTATAGAACTAATTAATCGTTTTCCTCAAATACAAACTGTTGATTTGACTGGTGGAGCGCCAGAAATGAATTATGGTTTTCGACCCATAGTTGAAGCAGCCAAAGCGCAAAATAAAGAAGTTATTGTACGCTCTAACTTAACTATTTTTTTTGAAGCTGGATATGAAGACTTACCTGAATATTTTGCCCAGCATCAACTTCGAGTGACCGCTTCATTGCCTTGTTATTTAGAATCCAATGTAGATAAACAAAGAGGCTCTGGAGTATACAATGAATCGATTGAAGCTATTCAAAAGCTCAATCAGTTAGGCTATGGTTCTGATCCTAATTTAATTCTTGATTTAGTATATAATCCTGCCTTGCCGATTAATAGTGATTTCTCTCTAACTCCTAATCAACAAAAATTAGAGCAAGATTACAAAACATATTTAGCAGAACACTTTGATATTAAATTTAATAACCTCTTTACTATTACTAATATCCCTATTGGTAGAACCAAACAATTTTTACAACGCCGAGAGATACATGATGATTATCTTCAATTTTTAGCCATTAATTACAATCCTCAAACTTTGGATAATGTCATGTGTCGTAATGAATTATCAATTGACTATTTGGGAAATGTTTATGACTGTGATTTTAACCAGATGGAAAATATTGTTGCCACTACCGAAGATAACCAAAAATTAACTGTTGCTAAATTGCTAGAACTGGATAATTTGGATGTAATCAGAGAAATCAAAACTGCTAATTACTGTTATGGCTGTACTGCGGGGAGTGGCTCTAGTTGCGGGGGATCTTTAATTTGA
- a CDS encoding inorganic phosphate transporter, translating to MWTLAIFVATVFLAYANGANDNFKGVATLFGSKTTNYKLAIWWATFTTFAGSICSVVLANALLKNFSGKGLVPEAIADTGSFHLAVALGAALTVILATVTGFPISTTHGITGALTGAGLAAIGTQLNFAALGKSFFIPLLLSPLIAMVLGTVLYSLLHFGRTALNIEKAWCICVGDKQELIPIASSTINTSNLSTVATPEIAIDTPENCSQKYVGDFWGIDSQKLVDTCHFLSAGAVSFARGLNDTPKIVALLLTVTAFSIKGGMLAVGLGMAIGGLLNARKVAMTVSNKITTLNPGKGLAANLVTGFLVIFASRMGVPVSTTHVSVGSIFGVGVVSRTAHIGMFSKVLSSWVLTLPIAASLSAVAYLLLAK from the coding sequence ATGTGGACTTTGGCTATTTTTGTAGCGACGGTTTTTTTGGCTTATGCCAATGGTGCCAACGATAATTTCAAGGGAGTAGCGACTTTATTTGGTAGCAAGACAACCAATTATAAGCTGGCAATTTGGTGGGCAACTTTTACTACTTTTGCTGGTTCAATTTGTTCGGTAGTATTGGCAAATGCACTACTGAAAAACTTCTCTGGTAAAGGTCTAGTACCAGAGGCGATCGCCGATACAGGTTCTTTCCATTTGGCAGTAGCTTTGGGAGCTGCTTTGACAGTAATTTTGGCTACTGTAACTGGGTTCCCTATTTCGACAACTCATGGTATTACTGGGGCATTAACGGGAGCTGGCTTGGCGGCGATCGGTACTCAATTGAATTTTGCAGCTTTAGGTAAATCTTTTTTTATTCCTCTATTGCTTAGTCCTTTAATCGCAATGGTTCTAGGAACTGTTTTATATAGTTTGCTTCACTTTGGTCGCACTGCTTTAAATATAGAAAAAGCTTGGTGTATATGTGTAGGTGATAAACAAGAATTGATTCCTATTGCTAGTAGTACGATTAATACGAGTAATTTATCAACTGTGGCTACTCCTGAAATTGCGATCGATACTCCTGAAAATTGCAGTCAAAAATATGTGGGGGACTTTTGGGGCATTGATAGCCAAAAGTTAGTTGATACTTGCCATTTCTTAAGTGCTGGAGCAGTTAGTTTCGCCAGAGGTTTAAACGATACTCCTAAAATTGTTGCTTTGCTATTAACGGTAACAGCTTTTTCCATAAAAGGAGGAATGTTGGCTGTTGGTTTAGGAATGGCAATTGGTGGTTTATTAAATGCTCGCAAAGTAGCAATGACTGTTAGCAATAAAATTACTACTCTCAACCCTGGTAAAGGTTTAGCTGCTAATTTAGTTACAGGCTTTCTCGTAATCTTTGCTAGCAGGATGGGTGTACCAGTCTCTACAACTCATGTTTCTGTAGGTTCGATTTTTGGGGTGGGAGTGGTTTCCCGAACTGCTCATATTGGAATGTTCTCTAAAGTATTGAGTTCTTGGGTGTTAACTTTACCCATTGCTGCAAGCTTAAGTGCAGTAGCTTATCTTTTATTAGCTAAATAA
- a CDS encoding methyltransferase domain-containing protein — protein sequence MTEIATNQPPTASDSVDYDIESAVLERYQEGARQQQPSLCCPTEYDGNYTTILPEEIIAKDYGCGDPTRYVNEGETVVDLGSGAGKNCYILAQKVGEKGKIIGVDFNDEMLSLARKYQGEMADKLGYHNTEFVKGKIQDLKLPLDKLQQWLQVNPVTSVDKIAEYEAECDRLRQKEALIPDNSVDVVISNCVLNLVRPQDKQQLFGEIFRVLKRGGRAVISDIVCDEDPTPKILNDPELWSGCIAGAFRENNFLKMFEDAGFYGVEILKREETPWQVIDGVEFRSMTVRAYKGKEGICLERKQSVVYKGPWKQVTDDDGHVFCRGERMAVCDKTYKIMTSCCSPYAKDIIGIEPYENIPLEEATEFDCKTKAIRHARETKGSEYNLTETGSNDCCSPGECC from the coding sequence GTGACTGAGATTGCTACTAACCAACCGCCAACCGCATCAGATTCGGTAGATTACGATATAGAGTCAGCGGTATTAGAAAGATATCAAGAGGGGGCAAGACAACAACAACCAAGCTTATGTTGTCCCACGGAATATGACGGAAATTACACCACAATATTACCCGAAGAAATTATTGCCAAAGATTATGGTTGTGGCGACCCCACTCGCTACGTCAATGAAGGAGAAACCGTAGTTGATTTAGGTTCAGGTGCGGGAAAAAATTGTTATATTCTGGCACAAAAAGTCGGAGAAAAGGGCAAAATAATCGGTGTAGACTTTAATGATGAAATGCTTTCCTTGGCTCGAAAATATCAAGGAGAGATGGCAGATAAACTTGGCTACCACAATACTGAGTTTGTCAAAGGAAAAATTCAAGATTTGAAATTACCCTTAGATAAGTTACAGCAATGGTTACAAGTTAATCCTGTAACCTCAGTGGATAAAATTGCCGAATATGAAGCTGAATGCGATCGCCTCAGACAAAAAGAAGCTTTAATCCCTGATAATAGCGTAGATGTCGTAATTTCTAACTGTGTACTCAATTTAGTTCGTCCCCAGGATAAACAACAATTATTTGGGGAAATATTTCGAGTCTTAAAACGTGGTGGTCGGGCAGTTATTTCTGATATCGTTTGTGATGAAGATCCTACGCCCAAAATTCTTAATGATCCTGAGCTTTGGAGTGGTTGTATTGCTGGAGCTTTTAGAGAAAATAATTTCTTAAAAATGTTTGAGGATGCAGGTTTTTATGGTGTAGAAATCCTCAAGCGTGAAGAAACCCCCTGGCAAGTTATTGACGGTGTGGAATTTCGTTCCATGACTGTACGGGCATACAAGGGAAAAGAAGGGATTTGCTTAGAAAGAAAACAGTCAGTAGTTTACAAAGGTCCTTGGAAACAAGTAACAGATGATGATGGTCATGTCTTCTGTCGTGGCGAAAGAATGGCTGTATGCGACAAAACCTATAAGATTATGACTAGCTGCTGTAGTCCCTATGCCAAAGATATTATCGGCATTGAGCCCTATGAAAACATTCCTCTAGAGGAAGCTACAGAATTTGATTGCAAAACTAAAGCCATTCGCCATGCCAGAGAAACCAAAGGTTCAGAATATAACCTCACGGAAACTGGAAGCAACGATTGTTGTTCCCCTGGAGAATGCTGTTAA
- a CDS encoding cyclic nucleotide-binding domain-containing protein codes for MLQPVKTIELFQKPPSPKTFLTGEVIFQEGEQGDVIYGIISGEVEIVVNGKVVETIQKGDVFGEGSLVHLNHQRDTKAIAKTDSLLAFLDREHFMFAVQQTPMFAIEVIKSYSDRLRRLRHRL; via the coding sequence GTGTTACAACCAGTCAAGACTATAGAGCTTTTCCAAAAACCTCCTTCCCCTAAAACTTTTTTAACGGGAGAGGTGATTTTTCAAGAAGGAGAACAAGGTGATGTGATTTACGGCATCATCTCTGGAGAAGTGGAGATTGTGGTCAATGGTAAGGTGGTCGAGACCATTCAAAAAGGTGATGTTTTTGGTGAAGGCTCTCTGGTTCACTTAAATCATCAAAGAGACACAAAGGCGATCGCCAAGACTGATTCTCTCCTAGCGTTTTTAGATCGAGAACATTTTATGTTTGCAGTGCAGCAAACCCCAATGTTTGCCATAGAAGTAATTAAAAGCTATTCTGACCGTCTTCGTCGTTTGAGGCATAGATTGTAA
- a CDS encoding GNAT family N-acetyltransferase, whose amino-acid sequence MANIQHITISSVPQPLLRAIDELWTDAFNWQPVPNDEEVEADPEASLFLLRSDNNEQILATAVVKPFDIRFDGTTYPVQGILNVVSAVKKQGYGRMVVEAVKEWLIAEQTTGLGFAKRSVSGFYSQCGYKVEKDLVERFREEAEDGTLNPHPDGEEDVIYVNDRANLIQAILSKPTCWAYIPEFW is encoded by the coding sequence ATGGCTAACATACAACACATAACGATTTCATCAGTTCCACAACCACTGCTGCGTGCTATAGATGAGCTATGGACCGACGCATTCAACTGGCAACCTGTACCAAATGACGAAGAAGTAGAAGCCGATCCTGAAGCCAGTCTCTTTTTACTGCGCTCAGACAATAACGAACAGATATTAGCAACAGCCGTCGTTAAACCTTTTGATATACGCTTTGATGGAACTACTTATCCAGTGCAAGGAATTCTAAATGTAGTCTCTGCTGTAAAAAAGCAGGGATATGGTCGGATGGTGGTAGAAGCGGTAAAAGAGTGGTTGATAGCCGAGCAGACAACTGGTTTGGGCTTTGCTAAACGGAGCGTATCAGGGTTTTACTCGCAATGTGGATATAAAGTAGAAAAGGATTTAGTCGAACGCTTTCGTGAAGAAGCAGAGGATGGAACTCTCAATCCTCATCCAGACGGCGAAGAAGATGTGATCTATGTCAATGATCGAGCAAACCTCATTCAAGCAATTCTCAGCAAGCCTACCTGTTGGGCTTACATACCAGAATTCTGGTAG
- the pyrE gene encoding orotate phosphoribosyltransferase, with translation MEKKTLARKIYQISNIQGKFTLRSGQQATEYFDKYLFEARPKLLLEIAYQLIPYIPKNIDVLAGLEMGGIPIATALSLQTGIPLLFVRKEAKTYGTRKLAEGGTVEGKYLIIIEDVVTTGGAIIDAVSQLRTLGAKVDKALCVIERESFAAKNLADVGIELIPLFTKSYLESA, from the coding sequence ATGGAGAAAAAGACTTTAGCCAGAAAAATTTACCAAATATCAAATATACAAGGGAAATTTACTTTGCGTTCGGGACAACAAGCAACTGAATATTTTGACAAATATCTTTTTGAAGCTCGACCCAAACTACTGTTGGAGATTGCCTATCAGCTAATTCCTTATATTCCTAAAAACATAGATGTACTTGCTGGGTTAGAAATGGGTGGTATTCCTATAGCTACAGCTTTATCATTACAAACTGGTATTCCTCTGCTTTTTGTGAGAAAAGAAGCCAAAACTTACGGTACACGTAAATTAGCTGAAGGCGGAACTGTGGAAGGAAAATACTTAATAATTATTGAAGATGTGGTTACTACTGGTGGTGCAATTATTGATGCAGTCAGCCAACTACGTACTTTAGGCGCAAAAGTTGACAAGGCTCTATGTGTTATTGAACGCGAAAGTTTTGCTGCAAAAAACTTAGCAGATGTTGGGATTGAACTGATTCCCTTATTTACTAAGTCATACCTAGAGTCGGCATAA
- a CDS encoding DUF1995 family protein, which translates to MNTFPETLDIAVEQAKEATKAAIADGYHLIQVELVVPEIALQSEALALEFANIFADYGSGVKVMFPDTGAAALAKKNWGEKPFQVTDMGSRFTPIESQIDADDEIFIVACPSSVEVERAEKLSNLAGDRPVIFLIPQLEDVAVVGIGLAARKLRDRFIKNIYSCYYLRPIPDGAILRCHPSRWQIWLEKESGYELATETTSKPMGEDLDRLIMQLTNSEGENNKTTSQRKKPNLLGNLQKFLKALSQ; encoded by the coding sequence ATGAACACTTTCCCCGAAACCCTAGATATAGCAGTTGAACAGGCAAAAGAAGCTACTAAAGCTGCGATCGCCGATGGCTATCATCTGATTCAAGTAGAATTAGTCGTCCCCGAAATTGCTTTGCAATCTGAGGCATTAGCCTTGGAGTTTGCCAATATTTTTGCTGATTATGGTTCTGGGGTTAAGGTGATGTTTCCTGATACAGGAGCAGCAGCTTTGGCAAAAAAAAATTGGGGAGAAAAGCCATTTCAAGTGACCGACATGGGTAGCCGATTTACTCCCATTGAGTCCCAGATTGATGCCGATGATGAAATTTTTATTGTGGCTTGTCCTTCCTCTGTAGAAGTTGAGCGTGCCGAGAAATTAAGTAATCTAGCTGGCGATCGCCCGGTAATTTTTCTCATTCCTCAACTAGAAGATGTTGCTGTAGTAGGTATCGGTTTGGCTGCCAGGAAATTACGGGATCGGTTTATTAAAAATATTTATTCTTGTTATTATTTACGTCCAATTCCAGATGGAGCGATTTTGCGTTGTCATCCTTCTCGTTGGCAAATATGGTTAGAAAAAGAATCAGGTTATGAATTAGCTACAGAAACTACTAGTAAACCTATGGGTGAAGATTTGGATCGTCTTATTATGCAGTTAACCAACTCTGAAGGAGAAAACAATAAAACTACCTCACAACGTAAAAAGCCTAATTTGCTAGGTAATTTACAGAAATTTCTCAAGGCACTGAGTCAATAG
- the yccX gene encoding acylphosphatase: MKKIKAIVSGKVQGVGFRMYTRAQARQLGLYGYVRNLRNGDVEIVAAGEAERLDTLVEWAKSGAPSAVVSNLQLEVMNYSDGEFRDFEIRR, from the coding sequence ATGAAAAAAATCAAGGCAATAGTTAGCGGTAAGGTACAGGGAGTAGGATTTAGGATGTATACTCGCGCTCAAGCCAGACAGTTGGGTCTTTATGGATATGTACGGAATTTAAGGAACGGGGATGTGGAGATTGTTGCCGCAGGTGAGGCAGAAAGATTAGATACACTTGTTGAGTGGGCTAAGTCTGGTGCTCCTTCGGCTGTAGTTAGCAATCTGCAATTAGAAGTTATGAACTACAGTGACGGGGAATTTAGAGATTTTGAAATTCGCAGGTAA
- a CDS encoding GNAT family N-acetyltransferase, translating into MDTFNFLTSQPDLLSLTIEGERIRLITISNKFEQDIFQEFTNEITTYMFPSPPANIKGTQNFILESRQGIRAANNLQFVVVMKTTGEFLGNCGLHGQGKVRMPELGIWLKKDAHGKGYGQEAVHTLVNWSKKNIDLSYFIYPVDRRNTSSRKIPESLGGHIFEDYQVKTSTGKILDLVVYKIPVKKQDSYD; encoded by the coding sequence ATGGACACGTTCAATTTTCTGACTTCTCAACCAGATTTACTATCTCTTACTATTGAGGGCGAGCGGATACGATTAATAACTATTTCTAACAAGTTTGAACAAGACATTTTTCAAGAATTTACCAATGAAATTACGACTTATATGTTTCCATCTCCCCCAGCCAATATAAAGGGAACGCAAAACTTTATACTTGAAAGTAGACAAGGTATTCGAGCTGCTAATAATTTACAGTTTGTTGTAGTAATGAAAACTACAGGAGAGTTTTTAGGAAATTGTGGTCTTCATGGTCAGGGTAAAGTTAGAATGCCCGAACTCGGTATTTGGTTAAAAAAGGATGCTCATGGCAAAGGTTATGGTCAAGAAGCTGTTCATACCTTGGTTAACTGGTCAAAGAAAAATATAGACCTTAGTTATTTTATTTATCCAGTAGACCGTAGAAATACTTCAAGCCGTAAAATCCCCGAATCTCTGGGTGGTCATATTTTCGAGGACTATCAAGTCAAAACTTCGACTGGAAAAATCTTAGATTTGGTAGTTTATAAAATTCCAGTAAAGAAGCAAGATAGCTACGATTAG
- a CDS encoding SDR family oxidoreductase, with protein sequence MTKQVLVTGATGRTGSLVLKKLRQQSDYFQAIGFARSQSKVEELFGSTEGFFIGDIKDKFSLESALKGCSALVILTSAVPKMKTPPSPGERPQFEYEPDATPETVDYNGQKNQIDAAKRAGVEHVVLVGSMGGTNPNHPLNQMGNGKILIWKRKAEQYLIDSGIDYTIVRAGGLLDLEGGVRQLLVGKNDTLLNNPPEGIPTSIPRADVAEVVVQALKQPDARNKAFDIISKPQDTPHAEVTSDFAALFRQTTSGI encoded by the coding sequence ATGACCAAGCAAGTATTAGTTACGGGAGCTACAGGCAGGACTGGTTCACTAGTTTTAAAGAAACTACGTCAACAAAGTGATTATTTTCAAGCAATTGGGTTCGCCAGATCGCAATCAAAAGTTGAAGAACTATTTGGTTCGACAGAAGGTTTTTTCATCGGAGACATCAAAGACAAATTTAGCTTAGAATCTGCTTTAAAAGGCTGTTCTGCTTTGGTGATTCTAACCAGTGCTGTTCCTAAAATGAAAACACCACCTTCACCAGGAGAACGTCCACAGTTTGAGTACGAACCAGATGCTACGCCAGAAACAGTAGACTATAACGGTCAAAAGAACCAAATCGATGCTGCCAAACGAGCTGGAGTAGAACATGTTGTACTGGTAGGTTCGATGGGTGGAACTAATCCAAATCATCCTCTTAATCAAATGGGGAACGGTAAAATACTTATTTGGAAGCGTAAGGCCGAGCAATATTTGATTGATTCTGGTATAGACTACACTATTGTTCGCGCTGGTGGTTTACTAGATCTTGAGGGTGGAGTTAGACAATTGCTTGTTGGCAAAAATGATACTCTTCTAAATAATCCACCTGAGGGGATTCCCACTTCTATTCCCAGAGCTGATGTAGCTGAGGTAGTAGTTCAAGCATTAAAACAACCCGATGCTCGCAACAAAGCTTTTGATATCATTTCTAAACCACAAGATACTCCTCATGCAGAAGTGACTAGCGATTTTGCTGCTTTATTTCGACAAACTACTTCAGGAATTTAA